In Syngnathoides biaculeatus isolate LvHL_M chromosome 8, ASM1980259v1, whole genome shotgun sequence, the genomic stretch AGCTAATGCTGACACGGGAGCTAATTTATAATAGCATGCCTTGGTGTCGCCAGCTTGCTTTTTTGgttgtagttgttgttgttgtggatgTTTTATACATCTTAACTGCTGATTCACTGCGCCAATCAAACGACAGACTCGTATGGAACTCAGTGTACGGTCTCGTTTTATGAGTGGTAACCACCAGTACACGTTCACGTAAGACAGCAAGACGAAATGGCCTCTTATACCTTTcgggcaccaaaaaaaaaaaaaagaaaagaaagaaaacaggaaCGCAAAGACGGGATTCGAGACCTAACCAAAGTGTAGAACATTATTTGTTACTATCATTTTCAATTGTGGATATTTTCGGGTGTGAAGGCCGCTGACATAAGTGTCACTGAAAAGCGATACGTTTGTCTTAATGGTGTTACCTATTTCTTCCAGTGTTGTAGTTGTAACAGCCAGTGCACCAGCTCCTTAATTTCCTCTCTCTAGCCCTAGCTGCTGGTTTCACATCAGCTGAGAGACCGACGACTGTGCTATATATACATCCGCCCGATTCGTCCGCGCGGGGACTAGATTCTTCTGATGGTGGTTTCCGGTCTTCGCCGCATTAGAAGTGAACGCTGTTGTCACCGGGCCGCTACCCCATTacagttcttaaaaaaataaaataaaatagggagttggttgacatgatgggacaggatttaaattataatataatcaatgtatatttttgcattctatggactgtcaatttgaaataattcaagaataatGTGTTTCAACAAAGCGatagaatttttaaaatgttgtctttcttcactttatcaatcaataggaaaaaaatggacacgaCTCTTATTAAAATAATCGTTAGTTTGAGCCCTatcatatccattttctttggcacttatcctcacgagggtcaagagcccatcccagctgtcaacgggcaggaggcaggatacaccctgaactggttgccagccaatcgcaggacacatggagacaaacagccgcactcataatcacacctaggggcaatttcgagtgtccaattaatgttgcatgtttttgggatgtgggaggaaaccagagtgcccggagaaaacccacacaggcacggggagaacatgcaaactccacacaggcggggccagcattgaactcgggtcctcaggactttgaggccaacgctttaccagctgagccaccgtacgGCCGTCCTATCatgcacccatccattttctttgccgcttatcctcacgagggtcacggggagtgctggagcctatcccagttgtcaatgggaggcggggtataccctgaactggttgccagccaatcgcatggcacagcgagacaaacacccgcactcatcatcatcacaccttggggcaatttagagtgttcaattaatgttgcttgtttttgggatgtgggaggaaaccagagtgcccggaggaaacccacgcaggcacggggagaacatgcaaactccacacagccggggctgggattgaacccaggtcctcagaactgtgaggacaacgctttactagctgatccaccatgcctcAGCCCTAtcatataatccatccatccatccattttctttgccgcttatcctcacaaggctcgcggggagtgcctattccagctgtcaacgggcaggaggcggggtacaccctgaactggttgccagccaatcgcagggcacattgagacaaacagatgcactcacaatcacacctacaggcaatttagcgTGCCtatcatattattatatatattgaaaaaacaagcattcaaaataatttattttaagtgCAAAGTCTTGAAAGTCAGAATTATTCTGTCAGTACAGAGGGAATTTTGACAGTTATACATTTTGGAAAGTGAACGAGTTGAATAAACTCAACATTCTTTCCTCAATTAGAAATGCTGAAACGCAAAATTGGGGGAGATTGAGACTATGGAACGTTTAAACAAAAGGTCTGACTTGAATACAAAAGGTCATTGGTCACTTTTCCACTAGCTTCCTGTTTACGTTTATGGTTGAACAGGTCTTGCGAACCCTGCTGGAAGCAATCGGAAATACACAGTCAACGTGTTTCCCCGGGCGGCCAGCAGAGGACGCAACACGGCAAAGAACAGAAACTGCCGTCATATGGCGCGTGGAGGCGGGGAATCAAGTAGGTAACGTGTGCAAAACAACTGCTGTCATTTTGTTTCTCAGCTCAGGCCTAAAGACTACAACACATTTCAGACACATCAGAAAAAGTCATACGTCACCTGAAACCTGCACGTTCAAGCAACAGTACCCTAGGACAGAGGTAGGCCTATgcaatattgtttgtttgttttttctctgaAGTACTCTTGGAATTGGTTAAGTAGATGGTTCAATAAATTTCTAGCAAGCTAAACAGCTATATGATCAGGTCAAACAAGTATTATAACTTTCATTGTGTAGCATTACATGTAAGAATCAAGATTATATCATTTCACAATGGGCAAACACATTAAATGTCATAATTCAGTTTGCTAGCTTGCTGGCTAGCTAGCTGAGTTGGAATGATTTGATCTGAAATCACCACACAGACTTTGACTGCAAGGTATTGGCCTATTATTAGACActaaacatcatacattgtctTCTCAGCTGCCCTGccgatgacaaaaacatttcattgcgTAACAATAAAGGATCTGTCTGCCAGACAACTTCCTGAATACCACAGACGTAAGTAGGCCTCGTTCTGAAGCAGAGTTTTGGCCTTGTCCATTTCTATGCCGGAATAGCACCGAGAAGTGCTGCTGTTCCCCTCCCCATCCCCAGCCTAGAGCTCGTCTTTGTGGGTCAGTGATGCAACGGGGGTGACGCAGCAGTGGCTGCAGCTCTTTCTCACAAGGCTACCAACTATACATGGGAATGGGAGAAACATGGATCCTGTGCACGCAGCTTTATCCAACAGGCAGCTAATAGACAAGAGGGAAGAAAAGAAGATGGTAGACGCTTGATCCAGCGCGAAGTGAGAACAAGACTCTGATGAGCTCAAAGGCCACAAGGATATCCAAGGCTGCATATTTAACAACCTCTGCATGTTTGGGTAAGCAACATATAAACTTTGTTTGTTGTGATGACGTGGAAATGTTTCATGAGCTACCTTCACGCTGTAGAGCATGATGACCGTACCTATGTTAAACCTGATCTTGTGTAATCGTTCAccttcaaaaaaacaaatgctactTCTTCTGTGAACAGAATGTGTCGGTCAAGTGTACATCACATTATGCAGAAAAAAAGGCGGCGTGTGTTCACGGACTTAAGTACGGCCCCACGTGTAGGTCACAGTCCTAatgcatttaccgtaatttccggcctacagagcggacggcattataagcctcacccagtacatttgtaaaagaaataccatttggtacagacacaagccgcacctgtgtaaaagccacaagtgcccatattgaaacccacgttgaaacacgggatatttacaaagaaaggcggtacacagaaagagttttcaaagttttaaaacctaatcttatcttaacataggaaaaacatggtagcacgaacagggctggttaaaaaaacaaaacataccggtaaaaacaaaacaaacaaaaaacccacCCGCGGCAGCtatacagtagcaacacggtagcacacgactaacagagctggtaaaaaaaaaaaaaatacccaaattaCTGAGACGcggaagtaacacagcagaaacacgctagcatggtgctaacagggtcggttaaaagaaaaacacctaaatcactgagacgcgggaGTAACActgcagaaacatgctagcacagcgctaacacggccgggttaaaaaaaaaaaaaaaaaacataccggtaaaaatccctgagatgcggcagtaacacagcagcaacatgctaacaaAGCGCTATCAGGGttggttaaaagaaaaacacctaaatcactgagacgcaggagtaacacagcagaaacacgctagcgcggcgctaactgggccggttaaaaaaagcaCAGACCAGTAAaactcactgagacacggcaccaacacgctagcacagcactaacactagcgcatgTGAAAATTTTGTAATCCTACTGTTCACATAGACAcgaaaaaatctgatacttgtcacattgcgcaaaaaaaaaaaatcagaatggaTGTCCAGTGGGTGTGTACCCATGGATCCATGTAAAGTGGGAATAGTGTGTCAATGATGATCAGGTGCTGCCTTAACTTGTTTTATTAATGCATTTACTGCTTCCTGCTACAGATAGACTTTTAGTACCCGGTAAATACAGACTATCCAATACTTGTTTTGGAAGTACAATACCAAATTTTAGAAACAAAAGATTAAATGATTTTGTTCTTATAAtactaaaatacataaaaccctCTATAAAGGCCTTTACCCGTTCAAGCCCTTTTCTCTGCTCTAGAATGATGCATGCATTGAAATGCGGCCTTTTTCAATTGTCAATTAAATACCAGAACTAtgacttgggaaaaaaagaatggaacttcatccagcatctttttttttttttaatccctatacattatatatttgaGCTATAAAAAATACATCAGGGTAACTCCTCCAGTGGCTGGATTATATCCCACCGGGTTGTTGCAGGTGTTTCCCACATCGTGACATCAAGGGACTCAAAAGAGCCCTCAACAGTGGACTAATCAAAGAGAAGGTGCATTTTTGGGCTGCAGGCATGCgttgttttctttccttttattGTAGAAGAGCCAGGAACCTAGGGTGACTTAAAAGAGTGGCATGAGGCGCACACATCTGAACAGACTTGGAACAGACGCATAATCTGAAGGTGGTTACTgataaggtagtggtagggagagtgtgGCCAGAAAGCCTAGGATCGTTAGGTATTGTATATATGTCACAGTTTTAATCCTCATTAGAGAATGATTTTATCACACCTGAGCGACTATCGTCACACTGTGTACCATTCAGCAAGGTACCCATGCATGTCCTGACTTGAAGTTTTGCACTTGAGACATGAAAACGCCCCACACTTTCAAAAAACAGAGTGACAGAGACAAAGCAAGACGGAGCCCAAAAGAGAGTCGATCATTTCAGCAAGACACTTGTTGAATTACATCCAGTGCACTGTATCACTTTTTGTAAGACTGTTATTTTCTAAATACAAAATTGAACTTGGTTCTTGGCATCTTCATTGCCTCCCTGCACGAGCTTCTAAACAAAAGAACTGCAAAACCTACAAAAATGGTTCCGTaaaatgactctggtggtggtgaggaagattaagaagacaaaggtagaccagAGAGCCATGTGGTgtaagctgagaaaggaagagtgcTGTTTAGCTTTTCACGAGGAGGAGGCGCTTTCAGAAGACTGGACCACAACAGTCAAGATGACTGGAGAGACAAGCAGGACAGTACTCAGTGTAttctggtaagaaaggggagaagaagttAGTGGGGGAATGCAGGAAagcatacaaagaaagaggtcAGCTAAGAAGACGTGGGACACTGACAGGAATGAGAAGAGAGAACAAGAATAGACAGAGATGCGATACAGGGCAAAGGCAGAGGTGGAAAGACCCAAACAATTTATTACGTGGCTTGATGGTGTCGGAGAAATACAGAGACGCTCGTGAGGcggtacattgtgtctttgtagatctagaccaggggtcaccaacctttttgagactGAGGGCTATTTCGTTACCGTTGATCGTATGAAGAGCTACGCGACCTGTTTGTGGGGAaacttcagactcagttcattataCGTACATAATCCATTTAAATTTATTGTGACATTACACAACattgacattacaggtattttaaaaagtaattaacagcaattcaaattcaaaaattAAAGCGCAAATaatttgtggcctgtggtatTTTTCGAACAAGCCTCGTGGATGATTAATGTACTGCAGCAATTGAAGTTTACTATAAAACTAAACATACAACAAAAAGAACTGCATAAATTGTGTATGtataaatccaagaaaaaaagttttagagcTCAGTAGCGTAATACTGGAATGCAATGGAAAACTCTATTGACGAGGTAGCTGCAATTAGCATTAGCTCACAGGAGGGATCTACCTTTAAATAGCAAATATTCCCACAGAAACACCGCTGTCACACATACAGACAGGTAATATAACATTATTCTCAAGTATATTCCAAATCTGTGAAAAAACGGTTGATTAAAGTTCTATGATGACTTTCTTCTTTCTCTGTAGCTTACAGTAAACGTGCAACGTTGACACTAAATGGCCAAGGCAAACGTCTGCTCGCATTTTCTGGCAGGCTGGGTTTTCATGCAACAACCGGGAAAAATTCCACTTGAGGTTTCCCAGAATGCATTGCTAGAGTTAAAATTGCTGTATCATGTTTATTAAATGGATGGACGTTTGGACTGTTGTATTATTTTGTATGGACAGGGTTTGATTGTGAAAATGGTCGTGTTTAGTAGTGTACTGGTAAATCTGTGTTTTCCTTTCTTAAATTGCTGCTGCTTTTGACACCCTTAGGATGGTTAGGTTATTAATACCACTTGCAAGCCTGTAATCCTATGAATATTAGAAGATCCTCATGTTGCATAAACGATCTAATGCGAGTGATTGCATCATTCAAGAGCAGATGACGGAACTGGTTGGAAATTTAGCAAAGGATTCCAGGGACTTTTCAACTGTAGAACTTGTTCTCTAGAAGAGCTAGTTCTCAATTCCCATCGCTTATCTTCATCTGCTATTGAGTACTACATAGTTCTCATTCTTTGTACATTTTCACtgtacaatttgaaatgtggactcatcaaACCACACaagacttttccactttgcgttAGTCTATTTTATATAAGCTTGGGGCCAGAGAACCTGGTGGCTTTTCAGGGTGTTGGTGATAGTTGGTTTTGCtctgcatagtagagttttaagttgtacTTATGGATGAAGGACCAAATTGTATTTACTTACATTGTTGtttgaagtgttcctgagcccaagTAGTAATATTCTTTACACATTAATTTctgtttttaatgcagtgccACCTGAAGGATTAAAGGTCAAGGGCATTCGATGTTGATTTTCGGCCTTGTTGCTTACATACAGTGATTTATACAGATTATCTGAAGCTTTTAATCATCATATGGACAGTAGACGCTGTTGGACTATTTTCTCAGGCAcatgttcacaaagaggtgaccctcaccccatctttgcttgtgaatgacagagcaattcagggaagctccttttctaCCCagtcatggcacccacctgttatCAATTgctcacctgtggaatgttccaaattAAACAGGTGTTTAacgagcattcctcaactttgtgttttttggcaCCTGCCAGACTTTTGGGAATGTGTTACAGGCATCAAATTCTAATTTGattatttactaaaaaaaaaagtttgaacattaaataactTGTCTTTAtcatgtattcaattaaatattggtTGAAAATTAGTTGCAAATCAGTGTAGTGTGTTTTTATtgaacacaatgtcccaacttaattggaaCTGATTTTGAATTATTTAGTCCTAATCATTCAACTACGTTCCCAAAATTCCAGCATTATAGATTGCTGTTCCACACTAGATTTGGAATTAATGCAAATAATCACGAAGTTatcaaacatacagtatacaccTGAAGTCCCCACAAGGGCCACGGCAATGATGGAGCATATCCTAGCTACACACGCTGTATAGTAAAATGCTACAGTAGGGGTCTCAAACGGGCAGCTTGTGGGCCTGCGAGACAATATTTTGTGGCACCCACcttaatgtaaaaatgtattagtGCTGCCCTCAAAATTTATATGAATTGCACTTCCACAATGCTGTGTGCGAAGCTGACAAAACTACCAGTCACAGTGGGGTATATGGCATGACatcgaccaggcttgatgcaagcagagaaacattttttaatgagtGAAAGTTATAGTAGCGTtcccatggagagttttatgagtagttttgcacacagtCTATTTACACCAGCGTCCTTGTTtatcttatcc encodes the following:
- the zbtb38 gene encoding uncharacterized protein zbtb38 isoform X3; amino-acid sequence: MDHAHLLWRLANPAGSNRKYTVNVFPRAASRGRNTAKNRNCRHMARGGGESSRHIRKSHTSPETCTFKQQYPRTELPCR